In Pirellula sp. SH-Sr6A, the DNA window TCGCCATGGGCAAGGGAGGTGTTGGGAAAACAACCGTTGCCGCAGCCATCGCCGTTGCGATCGCGCAACGTGGATACAACGTGCATCTGTCCACCACAGACCCGGCAGCGCATCTCGCGGCAGCACTCAATGAAGAAAGCTTGCCGAACCTAACGATCAGTCGCATCGATCCCGAAGCGGAAACCGCCAAATACTCTGCTGAAGTTCTCGGGAAAGCGGGTGCAAACTTAGACGCGCAAGGCAAAGCGTTACTGGAAGAAGATCTTCGATCGCCTTGCACCGAAGAGATTGCCGTCTTTCGGGCCTTCGCCGATGCCGTTGCCGCGGGTGCAAAACAATTTGTCGTGCTCGACACGGCTCCCACGGGACACACCGTTCTACTCCTGGATTCGGCATTGGCTTATCACCGCGAAGTAACGCGACAGGCCAGCGAGATGCCGCAAGCGGTCGAGAAGTTACTTCCGCGCCTAAGAGATCCAAATTTCACACGTGTGTTGATCGTCACTCTCCCGGAAGCAACGCCTGTCCATGAAGCGGCTTCCCTGCAACGCGATCTACGACGCGCCGAAATCGAGCCGTTTGCATGGGTAGTAAATCAAGTGCTCAGTCCCCTTCCAATTACGGATCCGCACATGAAACTGCGACAATCGCATGAGCAGAAGTATTTGCGCGAAGTCCAAGATCTTCACGCCAGTCGCGTGGCGATCATTCCCTGGCAGCTTGCCCCTCCGATCGGACTCCATGCCCTCCATCGATTGACTCATGAGGAACTCGCTGCGGGGAAATCTACTTGAGCGAGCATGCTCCTTTTCGATTCACGAAAGCGTCTTTGAGCGATCTTTCCAAGTTCGATAACCAGGTTTAACTCTGATGACCCAGCATCCTACGGCGACTACGATGACTTCATTTTTCCCAGCCCTGGTTGAGTACATTCAAAATGCGATCGCTCAGTGGGACTCCATTCCGAGTGACCGTAGATCCGACTTAGCGAAAGTAGCAGGGTACATACGCGAACGGCTTGCGAGATCCGAGCCCGCGAAATTGATTTTCATTTGCACTCACAATTCACGGCGCAGTCATCTTTCGCAAGTTTGGGCTCAAGTCGCAGCGGACTATTATGGCCTGGAGGGCGTTGAAACGTTTTCAGGCGGCACGGAAGCGACTGCATTCAATCCTCGCGCTGTCGCCGCCTTGCAGCGTTGCGGGTTGAAGATCTTGGCCGACGACCCCACAGTAGCCAACCCTCATTACCGCCTGTACACCTCCGACTCCTCTAATCCGCAAATTTGCTTCTCGAAGGTCTATAGCGACCCACCGAATCCGCAAAAGGGTTATTGCGCCGTGATGACCTGTTCGCAGGCGGATGACGCTTGCCCGATGGTGATGGGGTGTGACCTACGCATGCCCATTCGCTACGAAGATCCCAAGGTCGCCGACGATACCGAATTCGAAGCACTGCGATACGACGAACGTTCGGCCCAAATATGTCGTGAAATGCTCTACATGATGTCCGTCGTTTAGGGGAAGCATACTGACGTTCACTATGGGAGCGGAGCATCTAGGAAGTGATTGCGACTCTCCTGGGAAATGGTTACTTCGGAAATCACCGCGCTCACAGCCCCAACTCACTGCGGTCTTTTGAGATGCTGCATTCGAACTTGTTCCAGCACCAGCAAGTTATTGAGCCTACCGCTGCGATATACAGGATGCTCGGTACAATCCACCACTGGGATGCGTTCGCAAGCCAGCATGCTCCACCAATAGAGTGGGCGACAGTGACGCCCTTCGCGATCGCGATGGATAAAGGGTGTTGCCACTGATGGGCTGCGTACGAAAGCAATACGACCCATGTGACTCCCAATCCGATGAACCATCCAGGACCTTGATTCAGGGCAAAGTGTGCGATGGGGTTGATCTCGTTGACCGTCGCGTAGCTAGCCGTCCAATATGTTGTCGGTTGTCCCAGCAACGTGAATCCAACATCGGCCGAAGAAAGGCAAGCAGCAGGGGCTGCTAGCCAAATCCGCGAACCCCACTCACATTTGGCTCCCATACTCGAACCTCCTTCGCGGCAGCAGATTGGATTTCAACATTCCATTCAATTAGACTCGAAGCATTCTCGAATGAGAAGACCGTGGTTCTGTCTAGCTGAGGAGAAGGGATGGGCTAGGAGTAACAGACAAGATGGGGCGTTGGCCAGCAGCGAGCGTGTTGGACGAGGCTGCGGTATTAGTAGTGATTGGAGAGTAGATCTAGTCCTCGATCAAGCGAAGCTTGGTTGAGTTCGTTTGAGATTTTCGTAAAAAAACCTGAAACCTCCCGGTGTTTTTGCGGTTTAACGAAGTAACAACAAATCGATTAAGCCACACACACGGAGGGTTTCAGGTGAAGTCAAGTTTCGCAAAACGTATCGGTGCACGCAAGAAGCAAATCCTGAAAAGGCTCGCAGTAGCAAGGGAGAATCGCTTCTCTCGTGGTATCTCGAATCCGAATCCCGTTCTCGCTACCAACTCTGTCAAATACGAACTTGCTGATCGCACCCATGCCATCAGCTACGCTGGTGTCTCCGCCATGCTCAAGCTCGCCGGGCATGTCGGATTGACCGATGCCATCAATCATCGTGTCCAACTCTTAAAGTCACATGCTCCTTATCATGAATCCGACCACGTCCTCGCGATGGTTATGAATGTTCTATGCAACGGAACGAGGCTGGAGCATTTGGAGCGTCTTCGAAACGATTCGACATTCCTCGATGCGATCGGTGCCGATTCGATTCCTGATCCAACCACGGCAGGCGATTTCTGCCGTCGATTCCATCAATCCGACATCGACTCCCTGATGCAAGCTATTAACGAAGCCAGGATCAACGTATGGAGACAACAGGATGATGCGTTCTTTGACCAAGCCCTTATCGATGTCGATGGCGTTATCGTGGCAACTACAGCCGAGTGCAAAGAAGGAATGGATATCTCGTACAAGGGGAGTTGGGGATACCACCCTTTGCTGGTCAGCTTAGCCAACACCAAAGAAGTACTTGCGATTGTGAATCGCAGCGGTTCGGTTCACAGCGCTCACAACGCGGCAGCCTACTTAGATAAGGCGATCTGCACTTGTATCGCTGGAGGCTTCCGGCGCATTCGAATGCGAGGGGACTGCAAGTTCTCGCAGACGGAGTATCTCGACGGATGGGACGCCCTGGGAGTACGCTTCCAGTTCGGTTATGAGGCGCGAGCGAATCTGAAGGAAATCG includes these proteins:
- a CDS encoding protein-tyrosine-phosphatase, coding for MTSFFPALVEYIQNAIAQWDSIPSDRRSDLAKVAGYIRERLARSEPAKLIFICTHNSRRSHLSQVWAQVAADYYGLEGVETFSGGTEATAFNPRAVAALQRCGLKILADDPTVANPHYRLYTSDSSNPQICFSKVYSDPPNPQKGYCAVMTCSQADDACPMVMGCDLRMPIRYEDPKVADDTEFEALRYDERSAQICREMLYMMSVV
- a CDS encoding IS1380 family transposase produces the protein MKSSFAKRIGARKKQILKRLAVARENRFSRGISNPNPVLATNSVKYELADRTHAISYAGVSAMLKLAGHVGLTDAINHRVQLLKSHAPYHESDHVLAMVMNVLCNGTRLEHLERLRNDSTFLDAIGADSIPDPTTAGDFCRRFHQSDIDSLMQAINEARINVWRQQDDAFFDQALIDVDGVIVATTAECKEGMDISYKGSWGYHPLLVSLANTKEVLAIVNRSGSVHSAHNAAAYLDKAICTCIAGGFRRIRMRGDCKFSQTEYLDGWDALGVRFQFGYEARANLKEIADNLDASAWKKLTRALPKNKTNETRTKPTNVKRQIIRERNYVHLELLHEEVAEFEYQPNACEKTYRMVVVRKNVSKEQGDVRLIDEIRYFFYISNDMPSVSSEDIVFGCNDRCDQENLIAQLSGGVRSLCAPVDNLESNWAYMVITSIAWNLKSWSALLTPVVTGQEQEHQAEKKRLLTMEFKTFLSVFIHVPCQILRHARKTIHRLLNWTDYTSAFFRLCAVLNL